The Desulfuromonas thiophila genome window below encodes:
- the cas8c gene encoding type I-C CRISPR-associated protein Cas8c/Csd1: protein MILHALNGYYHRMLDDPDTEMPAYGTSIENISYALVLGEDGSLQAIEDLRVGEGNPSRPRKLPVPAAVTRTSGVKANFLWDKAAYVFGADGDGATEKNRERFAAFNDFLQVIGKEIDDAGFAAVEKFLSRWECTQSEEIVGRFQPWEEVCNANLVFRLDGIPGYIHDRPAVQREWLKFGQQDSAAPVGQCLISGEENVPLAGVHTPIKGVRGGQTSGGYIVSFNASAFVSYKQDKASVAETSAFAYTTALNALLAADSRQKISIGDTTYVFWAKRPMPLEPFLADVFAPSEAVGKESAEQDDRKTAKDIHGLLKAVRDGKKPTDFMPDLDTDVQFYILGLAPNAARLSIRFWQETSFGDLLDKIGKYYQELNIVRQYDSEPEFPPLWRLLVQTATLGKAENISPVLAGGLTRAMLTGCPYPQNLLPVVLDRIRAEHDVTYFRAALLKAYLLRNTKTEEVPVAFDPERKDSPYLLGRLFAVLEKAQEEAIPGANATVKDRYLGAVAATPQLVLPMLLKNSANHIAKLRKDSERRGRAIYLDRMIQDINCELDNYPKTQTPEQQGLFMIGYYHQRKNFFTKNIQEG, encoded by the coding sequence ATGATTCTGCATGCCCTTAACGGCTATTACCATCGCATGCTGGATGATCCTGATACTGAAATGCCGGCCTATGGAACCAGCATCGAAAATATCTCTTATGCCTTGGTGCTCGGTGAAGATGGCTCTCTGCAAGCGATTGAGGATTTGCGGGTTGGCGAAGGGAACCCTTCCAGACCGCGCAAACTGCCGGTTCCCGCTGCGGTGACGCGGACCTCAGGCGTCAAAGCTAACTTTTTATGGGACAAGGCGGCCTACGTTTTTGGTGCCGATGGCGATGGCGCAACGGAAAAAAATCGCGAACGTTTTGCGGCATTCAACGATTTTTTACAGGTGATCGGCAAAGAGATCGATGACGCCGGTTTTGCGGCAGTGGAAAAGTTTCTGTCGCGCTGGGAGTGTACGCAAAGCGAAGAAATCGTCGGACGCTTCCAGCCGTGGGAAGAGGTCTGCAATGCCAATCTGGTTTTCCGCCTGGACGGGATTCCCGGTTACATCCATGACCGCCCAGCGGTCCAGCGAGAGTGGTTGAAGTTCGGACAGCAAGATTCCGCCGCCCCCGTAGGGCAATGCCTGATCAGTGGCGAAGAAAATGTCCCGTTGGCCGGAGTGCATACCCCGATTAAGGGGGTCCGCGGCGGGCAAACGTCAGGCGGCTATATCGTGTCGTTCAATGCCTCGGCCTTTGTGTCCTACAAACAGGACAAAGCCTCAGTTGCCGAAACGTCGGCTTTTGCCTACACCACCGCCCTTAACGCGCTCCTGGCCGCTGATAGCCGTCAGAAGATCAGCATTGGCGATACCACCTATGTTTTCTGGGCCAAACGGCCGATGCCGCTGGAGCCGTTTCTGGCGGATGTGTTCGCGCCGTCCGAAGCTGTTGGTAAAGAATCGGCTGAGCAGGATGACCGGAAAACTGCCAAGGATATTCATGGCCTGCTCAAAGCAGTTCGCGACGGCAAAAAGCCGACCGATTTCATGCCCGATCTGGACACCGATGTACAGTTTTACATCCTCGGCTTGGCTCCCAACGCGGCGCGGCTGTCGATTCGCTTCTGGCAGGAAACCAGCTTCGGAGATCTGCTGGACAAAATCGGTAAGTATTATCAGGAGCTGAATATCGTGCGCCAGTACGACAGCGAGCCTGAGTTTCCGCCGTTATGGCGGTTGCTGGTGCAGACAGCAACCTTGGGGAAGGCGGAAAATATTTCACCGGTTCTCGCCGGCGGGTTGACCCGCGCCATGCTGACCGGCTGCCCCTATCCGCAAAACCTGTTACCCGTAGTGCTTGACCGGATTCGTGCCGAGCATGATGTGACCTATTTTCGCGCGGCGTTGCTTAAAGCCTATCTGCTGCGCAATACCAAAACGGAGGAGGTTCCCGTGGCGTTTGATCCAGAGAGAAAAGATTCACCCTATTTGCTGGGGCGCTTGTTTGCCGTTCTCGAAAAAGCCCAGGAAGAAGCGATTCCCGGCGCAAATGCGACCGTCAAGGATCGCTATCTTGGGGCTGTCGCGGCGACTCCACAGTTGGTGCTGCCTATGTTGCTGAAGAATTCAGCCAATCATATCGCCAAGCTACGCAAGGATTCGGAGCGTCGCGGACGCGCTATCTATCTGGATCGCATGATTCAGGATATCAATTGTGAACTCGATAACTATCCGAAAACGCAAACACCTGAACAACAGGGCTTGTTTATGATCGGCTACTACCATCAACGGAAGAACTTTTTCACCAAAAATATTCAGGAGGGATAA
- the cas5c gene encoding type I-C CRISPR-associated protein Cas5c has translation MAYGIKLRVWGDYACFTRPEMKVERVSYDVLTPSAARGILEAIHWKPAIRWVIDKIHVIRPIKFDNVRRNEVSSKISKPNPATVMRENKQLYFLVDDGKNRQQRASTLLRDVEYVIEAHFILTDSAGADDSEGKHLDIFNRRARKGQFFHQPCLGCREFPASFELLEGTVPASCYADESKDLGYMLLDIDFDNEMTPLFFRAQMENGVISPPSPLAAEVRA, from the coding sequence ATGGCGTATGGTATCAAGCTGCGGGTGTGGGGGGATTATGCCTGCTTTACCCGACCTGAGATGAAGGTGGAACGCGTCTCTTACGACGTGCTGACACCTTCCGCCGCGCGGGGAATTCTGGAGGCGATCCACTGGAAACCCGCGATCCGCTGGGTGATCGACAAAATTCATGTCATCCGCCCGATCAAATTCGACAACGTTCGCCGTAACGAAGTCAGCTCCAAGATCTCCAAACCGAATCCCGCCACAGTCATGCGGGAAAATAAGCAACTCTACTTTCTGGTTGATGATGGCAAAAACCGACAACAGCGGGCATCGACTCTGCTGCGTGATGTCGAGTATGTCATCGAGGCGCATTTTATTCTGACCGATAGTGCTGGAGCGGATGATAGCGAAGGGAAGCATCTCGATATCTTCAACCGGCGTGCCCGCAAGGGGCAATTTTTTCATCAGCCCTGTCTCGGCTGCCGGGAGTTTCCCGCCTCGTTTGAATTGCTTGAAGGCACAGTGCCCGCCTCTTGTTATGCCGATGAAAGCAAAGATCTCGGTTACATGTTGCTCGATATCGATTTCGACAACGAGATGACGCCGCTGTTTTTCCGGGCACAGATGGAGAACGGCGTCATTTCACCGCCGTCACCTTTGGCTGCGGAGGTGCGCGCATGA